In Cicer arietinum cultivar CDC Frontier isolate Library 1 chromosome 1, Cicar.CDCFrontier_v2.0, whole genome shotgun sequence, one DNA window encodes the following:
- the LOC101508600 gene encoding SKP1-like protein 14, translating to MAAEKSSIKIITLIAADGSVFEVEPNIVKEMKTVQSYIDELDQNTVSIPLPNVFGNDLAMIIEYCKKHASEEETKEAKEEFDFEFVKRMKSDDKLRLLQAASYLNMESFLQFMAKAIAAEIENQSVEFVRDYFQIESDFTPEEEAELRKENEWAFK from the coding sequence ATGGCTgcagaaaaatcatcaataaagatTATCACGCTGATAGCAGCCGACGGCTCTGTTTTTGAGGTAGAACCTAATATCGTGAAGGAGATGAAAACCGTACAATCTTATATCGATGAATTAGATCAAAACACCGTATCAATTCCTCTCCCCAATGTATTCGGTAACGATCTTGCTATGATAATCGAGTATTGTAAGAAACACGCTTCAGAGGAAGAAACTAAGGAAGCAAAAGAGGAGTTTGATTTTGAATTCGTGAAGAGGATGAAAAGCGATGACAAATTACGCCTCCTTCAAGCTGCAAGTTATCTCAATATGGAAAGTTTTCTTCAATTTATGGCAAAGGCTATTGCtgctgaaattgaaaatcagaGTGTGGAATTTGTTCGTGACTATTTTCAGATCGAGAGTGATTTTACGCCGGAGGAAGAAGCTGAGTTACGCAAAGAGAATGAATGGGCTTTTAAATAG
- the LOC101508085 gene encoding uncharacterized protein has protein sequence MASLLTASTFTCSPVNNGSRSFSKSSNSSIRGCCIKAMRIEKSLEELYNVKVERKVSPERLAQLEVSRWSTWKTGKCRLPWDWQVDQLVYVEEGEVRVVPEGSKRFMQFVAGDLIRYPKWFEADLWFNGPYQERYSFRAYGDDY, from the coding sequence ATGGCAAGCTTGTTGACCGCATCAACCTTCACTTGTTCTCCCGTCAACAATGGTTCGAGGAGTTTCAGTAAGTCGAGCAACTCTTCAATACGAGGGTGTTGTATAAAAGCAATGAGGATAGAGAAATCCTTGGAAGAACTATACAATGTGAAGGTGGAAAGAAAAGTTTCACCTGAAAGACTAGCTCAGCTTGAAGTTTCAAGATGGTCGACATGGAAGACTGGAAAATGTAGGTTGCCGTGGGATTGGCAGGTAGACCAACTGGTGTACGTAGAAGAAGGTGAAGTTAGAGTTGTGCCTGAAGGGAGCAAGCGTTTCATGCAATTTGTTGCGGGAGATTTAATTCGGTATCCGAAGTGGTTTGAGGCTGATCTTTGGTTCAATGGTCCATATCAAGAACGTTATAGTTTTCGAGCATATGGTGATGACTATTGA